In Fundidesulfovibrio magnetotacticus, a single window of DNA contains:
- a CDS encoding formate dehydrogenase accessory protein FdhE, producing MQICSQTVFSSPQAIEADLARALEQVPAMAGLLESFGPLLVERARLREAAPGWTVPPPPIDPDRFSQGAFLLADSGFQDMSPQLVQAASSLLPVMARCFPSLTPALDALASGLESGAVAPGELVAAGFGEPRDIPGIDSRVLLFAGSELVRPFVERQAQDLLPLVKDLPWRHACCPVCGGAPNMSVMRRSFDPSEYIQAHGGRRYLRCSRCSVEWTYKRVSCPVCCCEEPEELAVLRDAARPYERVDACKRCKSFVLCLDAGELAAAPDPDVAALGMSALESRAVQEGFVPMARHPWSGLLG from the coding sequence ATGCAGATCTGTTCCCAGACCGTTTTTTCCTCACCACAAGCCATCGAGGCGGATCTTGCCCGGGCGCTGGAGCAGGTCCCCGCCATGGCAGGCCTGCTCGAATCGTTCGGCCCGCTGCTGGTCGAGCGTGCGCGGCTGCGCGAAGCAGCGCCGGGCTGGACCGTGCCCCCGCCTCCCATCGATCCCGACAGGTTCTCCCAGGGCGCGTTCCTTCTCGCGGACTCCGGATTCCAGGACATGAGCCCCCAGCTGGTCCAGGCCGCTTCCAGCCTGCTGCCCGTGATGGCCCGCTGCTTCCCCTCCCTGACCCCCGCGCTGGACGCCCTGGCCTCCGGCCTCGAATCCGGTGCCGTGGCTCCGGGCGAGCTGGTCGCCGCCGGGTTCGGAGAGCCCAGGGACATCCCGGGCATCGACTCCCGGGTTCTTCTCTTCGCGGGTTCGGAACTGGTGCGGCCCTTCGTGGAGCGCCAGGCGCAGGACCTGCTGCCCCTGGTGAAGGACCTCCCCTGGCGGCACGCCTGCTGCCCCGTGTGCGGCGGCGCGCCGAACATGAGCGTGATGCGGCGCTCGTTCGATCCTTCCGAATACATCCAGGCCCACGGCGGCCGCCGCTACCTGCGCTGCTCGCGCTGCTCCGTGGAGTGGACCTACAAGCGCGTCTCCTGCCCCGTCTGCTGCTGCGAGGAGCCCGAAGAGCTGGCGGTGCTGCGCGATGCGGCCAGGCCGTACGAACGCGTGGACGCCTGCAAGCGCTGCAAGTCGTTCGTGCTTTGCCTCGATGCCGGGGAACTGGCCGCCGCGCCGGACCCGGACGTGGCCGCCCTGGGCATGAGCGCCCTGGAGAGCCGCGCCGTGCAGGAGGGATTCGTTCCCATGGCCCGGCATCCCTGGAGCGGATTGCTGGGCTAG
- a CDS encoding GNAT family N-acetyltransferase, producing the protein MPVDNTEPLSVYRAGPGYDNCLADMALRAARGHRKRGLLDHLLGLDPHRTQRVLALLARDPRQHAGRYEHTFVALVDGVCSGTATARTDLPGGYQPLSPDALADAFARRGLTEVQARAALDRQADYLRLLPLAGEPFGPDTWRVQYVAARPENRAGGVARGLLRRVEAEARSAGIARLGAVCQTGNVRALRLFAAMGYEAERERAYPPELAHLGEGIVVLVKRLD; encoded by the coding sequence ATGCCCGTCGACAACACAGAACCCCTCTCAGTCTACCGGGCAGGCCCCGGCTACGACAACTGCCTCGCGGACATGGCCCTGCGCGCCGCGCGCGGGCACCGCAAGCGCGGCCTGCTGGACCATCTCCTGGGCCTGGACCCGCACCGGACCCAGCGCGTGCTGGCCCTCCTGGCCCGCGATCCCCGGCAGCACGCCGGGCGCTACGAGCACACCTTCGTGGCCCTGGTGGACGGCGTCTGCTCCGGCACGGCCACCGCGCGCACGGACCTGCCAGGCGGCTACCAGCCTCTCTCTCCCGACGCCCTGGCCGACGCTTTCGCCCGCCGAGGGCTCACCGAGGTCCAGGCCAGGGCCGCCCTGGACCGCCAGGCCGACTACCTGCGCCTGCTCCCCCTTGCGGGTGAACCCTTCGGACCCGACACGTGGCGCGTGCAGTACGTGGCCGCGCGCCCGGAGAACCGCGCCGGGGGCGTGGCCCGGGGGCTGCTCCGGCGCGTGGAGGCCGAAGCCCGGTCGGCCGGGATCGCCCGGCTCGGAGCCGTATGCCAGACGGGCAATGTCCGGGCGCTGCGCCTTTTCGCGGCCATGGGCTACGAGGCCGAACGGGAGAGAGCCTACCCGCCGGAACTGGCCCACCTGGGCGAGGGGATCGTGGTGTTGGTCAAGCGTCTGGACTGA
- a CDS encoding winged helix-turn-helix domain-containing protein translates to MKDPNVSSGEPAAQPSSQSGLADVRPPVVRLRLWLETGDGMFFGSGRGMLLEAVARTGSLKKAAESLGMSYRAAWGKMRRTEKVLGVQLIEQAGSRKGGHRLTPAGRLLMEKFGQWFDAVENSAVEKAREIFPWACLSFAEARRAGFAPAPREDDESEGDPES, encoded by the coding sequence ATGAAGGACCCCAACGTCAGCTCCGGCGAACCGGCCGCGCAACCCTCCTCCCAAAGCGGCCTCGCGGACGTTCGCCCTCCCGTGGTGCGCCTGCGTCTCTGGCTTGAAACCGGGGACGGCATGTTCTTCGGCTCCGGCCGGGGCATGCTCCTGGAGGCCGTGGCGCGCACGGGCTCGCTCAAGAAGGCGGCCGAGTCGCTGGGCATGTCCTACCGCGCGGCCTGGGGCAAGATGCGGCGCACCGAGAAGGTGCTGGGCGTGCAGCTTATCGAGCAGGCGGGCAGCCGCAAGGGCGGCCACAGGCTCACCCCGGCGGGCAGGCTGCTCATGGAGAAGTTCGGGCAGTGGTTCGACGCCGTGGAGAACTCGGCCGTGGAAAAGGCCCGGGAGATCTTCCCCTGGGCCTGCCTGAGCTTCGCGGAGGCCCGGCGGGCGGGCTTCGCTCCCGCCCCGCGCGAAGACGACGAATCCGAAGGCGATCCCGAATCCTGA